From Watersipora subatra chromosome 2, tzWatSuba1.1, whole genome shotgun sequence, one genomic window encodes:
- the LOC137388024 gene encoding octapeptide-repeat protein T2-like, which translates to MKRQTNRKEQANRKWQADRKGQANRKEQRNRKVQANWKEQANRKEQANRKVQANRKEQRNRKVQANRKEQENRKEQANRKRQANMKRQTNRKKQANRKKQANRKEQINRKVQANKKEQANKKVQANRKEQATKEQTNRKG; encoded by the coding sequence ATGAAGAGGCAAACAAATAGGAAGGAGCAAGCAAATAGGAAGTGGCAAGCAGATAGGAAGGGGCAAGCAAATAGGAAGGAGCAAAGAAATAGGAAGGTGCAAGCAAATTGGAAGGAGCAAGCAAATAGGAAGGAGCAAGCAAATAGGAAGGTGCAAGCAAATAGGAAGGAGCAAAGAAATAGGAAGGTGCAAGCAAATAGGAAGGAACAAGAAAATAGGAAGGAGCAAGCAAATAGGAAAAGGCAAGCCAATATGAAGAGGCAAACAAATAGGAAGAAGCAAGCAAATAGGAAGAAGCAAGCAAATAGGAAGGAGCAAATAAATAGGAAGGTGCAAGCAAATAAGAAGGAGCAAGCAAATAAAAAGGTGCAAGCAAATAGGAAGGAACAAGCAACTAAGGAGCAAACAAATAGGAAGGGGTAA